DNA sequence from the Sinorhizobium sp. RAC02 genome:
GTTCCGCATCCTGCGGAACCTGTGGATCGACCATCTTCGCCGCCAGAAGACCGCCGGTCCCCACGATGATATCGACGAGGCGCGCGACGTTTCCGTTCCGTCCGGCGAGGCCGCCGCCCACGCCCGCATGGATCTTGCCGAGGTGATGGCTGCGCTCCAGAAGCTGCCGGAAGAACAGCGCGAAGTGCTGGTTCTGGTCTGTGTCGAGGAGCTTAGCTATCGCGATGCGGCCGACGTTCTGTCCATTCCGATCGGTACCGTGATGAGCCGCCTCGCGCGGGCACGGAAAAATTTGATAGAGCTGACGGGAATAAGTTTTGGCGAAAGACGTTCGCCCGATATGAAAGGCGGCGCTCTATGATCAAGCAGGAATTCGACGACGAAACATTGATGGCTTTCGCCGACGGCGAGCTGGACGAGGCGCAAAGCCAGGCGCTCGAAGAGGCGCTTGCCGCCGACGATGCGCTTGCCGAAAGGCTCGCAGTCTTCCTCGACAGCCGCCGGCTGGTGGGCGATGCCCTGAAGCCGCTGATCGACGAACCCGTGCCGGAGGCGCTTCTCGCGTCGGTTCGCCGGATGGCCGAAGATGCCCAGCGCGCGGCGGACAAGCCACAGGACAACGTCGTTGCCTTCCACCCGCGGCCACAGCAGGCTGCGGCACCGGTGGCACGGCGCTGGCTGATGCCGCTTGCCGCAAGTGTCGTTGCGGCGGTTGCCGGCGTCGTTGGCTTTTCGATCGGGCGGATGGGGCCGCCGGCCGCGGGTTCCGGTGCTGAGATAGCTTCGGCCCTCGACCGGGAGGCTTCAGGCAAGGACGTCGCGCTCGATGCTTCGGGCAAGGTTCTGCATGTCATCGCCACGTTTCGTGATGAACGCGGCGACGTTTGCCGTGAATACGAGGTGAAGGAGCCGGCCGGCCGCACGCTCACCATTGCCTGCCGCCAGCAGGACGGCTGGACGACGCGGCTGGCGCTGACCGCCCCGTCGGCCGATGGTTATGTCCCGGCCTCCTCGCAGGAAACGATCGACGCCTACCTGGCTTCCATCCAGGCGGGCGCACCGCTTTCTCCGGAGGAAGAGCGCAGCGCGCTCGCCCCATAAGCAGGATCATCACACGCGATATGATCGTGTTTGCCGCGCTTGTGCAAAGCGTTGATGGCCAGCGGTTACCGTCAGCCGCAGGAATGGACCAATGGTGAGATAGGTTGATATAAACTTATACTTGACGCATACCAACCGTATGGTATGTTTTCGTCATGTCGAGACCAACGAAACATTCGCCCGAACGCGGCAACGCCCGGATCCGCCTGCTGGAGGCGGCGCGCGATATCATCCGCGAAAAGGGCTTTGCAGCCACGAGCGTCGACGATCTGTGCCAGGCCGCTGACGTCACGAAGGGGGCGTTCTTCCACCACTTCGGGAGCAAGGAGGCTCTCGGCGTGGCGGCGGCGGAATTCTGGGCGGAGACCACATCGGCTTTCTTTGCCGCCGCGCCCTATCATGAACCGGGCGATCCGCTGGCGCGGGTTCTCGCCTATGTCGCCTTCCGCAAGGCGATCATTGCCGGCGCGTTGAAGGAATTCACCTGCCTCGTCGGCACGATGGCGCAGGAAGTCTACGAAAGTGCGCCCGACATACGCGATGCCTGCGGCCGCAGCATATTCGGCCACACGGCGACGCTGGAAGACGACATCGAGATGGCGCGAAAGGAACACGGCATCTCGGCAGACTGGACGGCCGAAAGCCTGGCGCGCCACACGCAGGCCGTCATCCAGGGCGGTTTCGTCCTGGCGAAAGCAGGCAATAACCCCGCGCTGGCGCGGGAAAGCCTCGATCACCTCGAGCGATACATTCGACACTTGTTTAACGTCACGGAGGATGACGCAGATGAGCAGATTGACCCATATCGGATGCGCCTGCGGGCAGACGCACCTTGAAGTAGCGGGAAACCCGATCCTCGTTTCCGAATGCTTGTGCAACAGCTGCCGGGCTGCGGCCGGACGCCTGGCGACACTCCCCGGCGCTCGCAACACCCTGACCGCCTACCATGCGACGCCCGCCGCGGAATACCGCAAGGACCGAATCCGCATCCTGTCAGGTGAGGAAAACCTCAAGGAATTTCGCCTGTCACCGACAGCCCGCTCGCGCCGCGTCGTCGCCACCTGCTGCAACACGCCGGTCTTTCTGGAGATGAAGGGCGCCCACTGGCTTAGCCTCTACCTGCATCTCTGGCCGGTAGAGACGCGGCCGAAGGCCGAGTTGCGGACAATGGTTGGCGATCTCGCCGATCCGTCCGGCCTGCCGTCCGACATGCCGAACCTCAAGACCCACACCGTCACCTTCTATGCAAAACTTCTGGCGGCATGGATCGCCATGGGTTTCCGCAATCCGAAAATCGCTGTCGGGGGGGCAATCGATGCCTGAGAAACCCGAGAAGATCGAAATTGAGAACATCAATGTTCCCGGCCGTACCGAACGGGTCGACCGGACGAAATACATGGCGATGTGCACGGCTCTTATCGCCGCTCTGCCGGACAAGGCCCCCGGCCTGACTGTCGCGCAGGCACAGGATGCGTTGATGCCGTTCCTGTCGGAGACGGACTTTCCCGAGCGGCACAAGGCCGGCTGGTGGATGAAGGCCGTGCAGCTCGACCTTGAGGCAAAGGGCGTCATCAAGCGCGCGCCGAAGCGGCCGGTGCAACTCTACCGGCTCACCTGACGCCCCATATGCTCCCGGCAGAAATTTTTCGACCAACCGGGAATAGGACTTCGCCACCGCCGTTCTTCTCGCATCCAATGACGAGGAGAACAGCGATGGCAATTGCCTTTCTGAAGAAACCGCAGTCCCGGCTGACCTTTCTCTGCCGCAAGGAAGACGAGGGTGTCATCCCGGCCCCGATCCGCGCCAAGACCGCCTTGCCCGAATGGTTCCGCAAGCTGCCGCCCGTCGACGCGGCGCATGTTTCGCCGAACAACAGTGGCATCACCGTCAAGCGTTGCATGCCTTTCCTCGATGCCATGGCTGCGGGCTGGGTGATCGGGCTTGCGGGGACCGTGCGCATGGAAATCTCCGACGGCGGCAGGCAGGTCGATTGCGGCTGGGATTTCGACCGTACGCTCGTAAGCAACCATGCCAGCCATCAGGTCGCCGGCAATCCGCGCGAACCGCTGCCGCCGTGCAAGTTCCACAACTACTGGACCATACGCACGCCGCCCGGCTGGAGCTGCCTCTTCGTGCCGCCGCTCAACCGGCCGAATGGCATTTTCGAGATTGTTGCGGGCGTGGTCGACACCGATACCTACCAGTCGGAAATCCACTTTCCGTTCTTCGCCACCGGAGAGGATGGCCTGCACGTACTGGAGCGCGGCACGCCGATCGTGCAGGTCATTCCCTTCCGCCGCGACACATCCGACCTCGATGCGGATATCCGTGCCGAAAGCGAAGGCGAGGGCAGCGTTCGCCAGACGATCCTGCGCAAGACCCTCGCCTCGGATGGCTGGTACCGGAAATTCGCCCGCGCCCAGCGGTAGTCTGGAACCTGCATCAACCATTTTTCACCGCCGTTGCACGTCGCAGCGGCGGTGATGCCGCGTGCGCCGGAAAATTCGTCCATCCCATTGAAAATATTTTCATTTTTGTGGAATAGGTACCTCTCGCGGCCGTTTCTCCCTTGCAGCCAACGAGGCTGTCTTTCAAAGGAGAAACGCCATGAAGAAGGTCATCGCCATCCTGAGTGCATTCCTGGTGGTCGGTGCCGCCGCACCGACGCCTGCCGTCGCCGACGATCCGGTTTTTCGTTTTCTCAAGAAGATGACGCACAGCAGCAAGAGCCAGGCGCGCTACAAACGTGACCGGGACGACGACCGTCGTGGCGGCTGGAGTTCCAACCGCAACTCCAATTCGTCATCGAATTCCTCGCGGAATTCCAGCTCGAATTCGAACTCGAACCGCAGTTCGAATTCGTCGAGCAACTCCAATTCGAACAGTTCGTCCAACTCCTCGAGCAATTCGAGCTCGAACTCGTCCTCCAACTCCTCCTCGGACGACGACTGAGACCCCGGCAGAAAACTGAAAGGAGGGCATCGTGACCCTTTACGCAATCGCCCCTCCCGAGCCCCGCGCCGACCGGCGCGGGGTACCGTCCGCCGCGGCCGTGCCAACCATGCCGCTTGCCCGTGTCCGGCAGATCGTCGCGATGATCGTCCTCGCCTTCAGCGCCATGCTGATCTTTCTGGCGATCGATGGCCTCACCATGCCGATGCGGCTCACACTCGCGGTCTTCGTCGCGGCGATCACCGCCTGGACCATTCTGGAATTGCCGGATACGCCCGTAGCGCTTGCCGGTGCGGCGATCCTGCCGGTCGTCGGCGCCATTGACGAGGACGTGCTTTACCGCTCGCTCGGCAACGAGATCGTCTGGCTGATGCTGGCGGCGTTCGTCGTGGCGGCTGTACTGCGGCAGGTCGGCGTGGTCGAGCAGGTCATCGGCCGTCTGCTCGACCGTATCAACACCGTGCAGAGCCTGTTCTGGGCACTCACGCTCCTGATTTTCGCCACCGCCTTCGTCATCCCGTCGACCTCCGCGCGCGCGGCCATCTTGGCGCCGGTCTATCTCGGCCTTTCGGCAGCAATCGCCAATGCGCGGGTAAACCGGGCATTGGCGCTGCTCTTCCCGTCTATCATTCTGTTGTCCGCCGGTGCTTCGCTGATCGGCGCCGGCGCCCATCTCGTCGCTGCCGACATGATGGAGCGCGTGCGGGGCGAGGGACCTGGCTTCCTGGCCTGGATAGCGCTTGCCGGCCCGTTTTCGCTGCTTTGCTGCCTTTTCGCCTGCGGCGCCCTCCTGCATGCCTTCCTGACGCGCGAGGAACGGACACTCGTGCTCGCGCAACGCCAGCAAGACGGCGACCCAGTACCGGTCACGCGGCAGCAATGGACGGTGCTCGCCGTTGCCGGCGTGATGATCCTGCTCTTCGCGACCCAGCCGCTCCACGGTATCGGCATGGCGTTGACTGCCATTGCCGCTGCCCTTGTGCTGGCGACCGAGCGGGTTTCCGGCCTTTCGCTCAAGACAGCGCTGAAAGGCGTCGAATGGAACCTTTTGCTCTTTCTCGCCGGCACCCTCGTCATCGGCGAAGCGCTGCTTGAAACCGGCACGGCAAAGGTGCTGGCTGACCGCCTGGTCGGGCTGCTGGGGCAAGGTGTGGCCGCTTGGCCCGTGGTCGTCATCGGTTTTGCCGCCGTCGTGGCAACGCTCTCCCACCTCGTGATCACATCCCGCACGGCGCGGGCGACGGTGCTCATCCCGGCCCTTGCCTTGCCGTTGGCGGGTCTCGGGGTCGATCCGCTCAATCTCGTGATGGTGGTAACTTTGGCGAGCGGCTTTTGCCAGACGCTGATGGTCTCCGCCAAGCCGGTCGCCTTGTTCGGTGCCATGGATCCTCCACCCTTTGGGCAGACCGATCTGCTTCGGCTAGCGAGCTTCCTGATCGTGCCGTTCATCGCGTTGCTTCTCTTCTTCGCCACGCTCGTCTGGCCCCTGCAAGGCCTGCCTCTGCGCTGAAGCGCCTGAGAACGAGACAAAAAGGTCGCCGTTGGCGGCCTTTTTTATTGAGCCGGCTAACTTTTTTTCGCCGTTGGTGGAATAGAAATCGAAGCGCGTCGTTCCTCCCCTGTCACAGCATTGTCACAATAGAAAAGGAACGATCCATGTCTTTCACGGTTCTTGTCGCCCCCTCCGGTTTCAAGGAAAGCCTCTCGGCGGACGAAGCCGCCGATTGCATCGAAAAGGGCGTACTCCGGGCGTTCCCCGAGGCCATTGTGCTGAAGGCGCCGATGGCCGATGGCGGGGAGGGCTTCACCAAGGCCCTCGTCAAGGCAACAGGCGGTACGCTTCATCACCTAACGGTAACCGGTCCCATCAACGATCCGGTCGAGGCGCATTTCGGTTTTCTCGGCGGATGCAGCGAACCGACGGCGGTCATCGAGATGGCGGCTGCCGCCGGGCTCAGCCTTGTTCCCCGCGGCCGTCGCAATCCCTGCCTGACGACGAGCTACGGCGTCGGCGAACTCGTGCGCGCTGCGCTTGACCGCGGTGCCCGTCGCATCCTGCTCGGCTGCGGCGATAGCGGTATCAACGATGGTGGCGCCGGCATGGCCGAGGCGCTGGGTATCCGGCTTCTCGACAGCGAAGGTGACCTTCTGCCGCGTGGTGGTGCAGCGCTCGCCGATCTCGCCGCGATCGATCTGTC
Encoded proteins:
- a CDS encoding DUF6151 family protein; protein product: MSRLTHIGCACGQTHLEVAGNPILVSECLCNSCRAAAGRLATLPGARNTLTAYHATPAAEYRKDRIRILSGEENLKEFRLSPTARSRRVVATCCNTPVFLEMKGAHWLSLYLHLWPVETRPKAELRTMVGDLADPSGLPSDMPNLKTHTVTFYAKLLAAWIAMGFRNPKIAVGGAIDA
- a CDS encoding RNA polymerase sigma factor; this encodes MAFLPNLRRFAISLCRSRELADDLVQAACERAILAAGSFAPDSRFDAWMFRILRNLWIDHLRRQKTAGPHDDIDEARDVSVPSGEAAAHARMDLAEVMAALQKLPEEQREVLVLVCVEELSYRDAADVLSIPIGTVMSRLARARKNLIELTGISFGERRSPDMKGGAL
- a CDS encoding DUF6065 family protein; protein product: MAIAFLKKPQSRLTFLCRKEDEGVIPAPIRAKTALPEWFRKLPPVDAAHVSPNNSGITVKRCMPFLDAMAAGWVIGLAGTVRMEISDGGRQVDCGWDFDRTLVSNHASHQVAGNPREPLPPCKFHNYWTIRTPPGWSCLFVPPLNRPNGIFEIVAGVVDTDTYQSEIHFPFFATGEDGLHVLERGTPIVQVIPFRRDTSDLDADIRAESEGEGSVRQTILRKTLASDGWYRKFARAQR
- a CDS encoding TetR/AcrR family transcriptional regulator, which translates into the protein MSRPTKHSPERGNARIRLLEAARDIIREKGFAATSVDDLCQAADVTKGAFFHHFGSKEALGVAAAEFWAETTSAFFAAAPYHEPGDPLARVLAYVAFRKAIIAGALKEFTCLVGTMAQEVYESAPDIRDACGRSIFGHTATLEDDIEMARKEHGISADWTAESLARHTQAVIQGGFVLAKAGNNPALARESLDHLERYIRHLFNVTEDDADEQIDPYRMRLRADAP
- a CDS encoding SLC13 family permease; protein product: MTLYAIAPPEPRADRRGVPSAAAVPTMPLARVRQIVAMIVLAFSAMLIFLAIDGLTMPMRLTLAVFVAAITAWTILELPDTPVALAGAAILPVVGAIDEDVLYRSLGNEIVWLMLAAFVVAAVLRQVGVVEQVIGRLLDRINTVQSLFWALTLLIFATAFVIPSTSARAAILAPVYLGLSAAIANARVNRALALLFPSIILLSAGASLIGAGAHLVAADMMERVRGEGPGFLAWIALAGPFSLLCCLFACGALLHAFLTREERTLVLAQRQQDGDPVPVTRQQWTVLAVAGVMILLFATQPLHGIGMALTAIAAALVLATERVSGLSLKTALKGVEWNLLLFLAGTLVIGEALLETGTAKVLADRLVGLLGQGVAAWPVVVIGFAAVVATLSHLVITSRTARATVLIPALALPLAGLGVDPLNLVMVVTLASGFCQTLMVSAKPVALFGAMDPPPFGQTDLLRLASFLIVPFIALLLFFATLVWPLQGLPLR